A section of the Primulina eburnea isolate SZY01 chromosome 1, ASM2296580v1, whole genome shotgun sequence genome encodes:
- the LOC140814701 gene encoding uncharacterized protein: MDSSSSYDSYSSSSSSVQLNPQYHEQERKTRKFRTDFRSSLHSVRKHPSKNIMKKPIAPLPPTPPKIYKVDPLAFKDVVQKLTSAQEFQPSRLQEVAPPPLSLTPRHAHRLGVVPLLSEETQRRSFDNAFGDLSPLGFSLSPASLDWCSSFIFSPATISSVEPNSVL; this comes from the coding sequence ATGGATTCGTCATCTTCGTATGATTCTTATTCATCAAGTTCTTCATCAGTCCAACTTAACCCTCAATATCATGAACAAGAAAGAAAGACCAGAAAATTCAGGACGGATTTCCGTTCATCGCTCCATTCGGTTCGTAAGCACCCCTCCAAGAATATCATGAAGAAACCCATCGCACCATTGCCGCCAACCCCACCAAAAATCTACAAGGTTGATCCCCTTGCCTTTAAGGATGTCGTTCAGAAGCTGACGAGTGCACAGGAGTTCCAGCCATCGCGGCTGCAGGAGGTGGCGCCGCCCCCGCTCAGCCTCACTCCGCGACATGCTCATCGGCTGGGCGTGGTGCCATTATTGTCGGAAGAAACGCAACGGAGATCATTTGATAATGCTTTTGGGGATCTCAGTCCGCTTGGGTTCAGCTTGTCACCTGCATCCCTTGATTGGTGCTCGTCTTTTATCTTCAGCCCGGCAACGATTTCTTCTGTGGAGCCAAATTCAGTTCTATAA
- the LOC140841592 gene encoding ADP-ribosylation factor-like protein 2 — MGLLSIIRKIKRKEKEMRVLMVGLDNSGKTTIVLKINGEDTSVINPTLGFNIKTINYQKYTLNIWDVGGQKTIRSYWRNYFEQTDGLIWVVDSSDIRRLNDCKYELDNLLKEERLSGASLLIFANKQDIQGSLSSDEIAKVLNLESMDKTRHWRIVGCSAYTGEGLLEGFDWLVQDVASRIYVLD; from the exons ATGGGTTTACTCAGCATCATCCGCAAAATCAAGCGCAAAGAGAAGGAGATGCGCGTTCTCATGGT GGGTCTTGACAATTCGGGAAAGACAACAATAGTTTTGAAAATCAACGGTGAAGACACCAGTGTTATCAACCCAACACTCGGCTTCAACATTAAAACCATCAATTACCAGAA GTACACTTTAAATATATGGGATGTAGGTGGGCAGAAAACCATTAGGTCCTATTGGAGGAACTATTTCGAGCAAACTGATGGGTTGATTTGGGTGGTTGATAGTTCAGATATTAGAAGGCTGAATGATTGCAAATATGAGTTGGATAATCTTTTGAAAGAAGAG AGGCTATCAGGAGCATCATTGTTGATTTTTGCTAATAAGCAGGATATACAAGGTTCTCTGTCATCAGATGAGATAGCTAAG GTGCTCAACTTGGAATCAATGGACAAAACCAGACATTGGAGAATTGTGGGATGTAGTGCATATACTGGGGAAGGATTGCTTGAAGGATTTGATTGGTTGGTTCAAGATGTTGCCTCGAGAATTTACGTACTTGATTAA
- the LOC140841518 gene encoding large ribosomal subunit protein uL23-like produces MITSAISSSTAVSPANWFGQQKVSFSAGSSFKLKDLAPSFVSSSSHVLGCCLAHPVMTTAESTNESNVWSHLSKNIDFPDYLDPVASYRTTSKKEKDPRKLSSMASQFKELDHHLVIQYPIITESAMKAMLENNTLVFIVDKRADKNDVKDAVRIMFQIKAEKVNTLNLPNGAKKAYVKLGPGYKAIDVAKKIRIL; encoded by the exons ATGATTACCTCTGCAATATCTTCATCGACAGCAGTCAGCCCTGCAAATTGGTTCGGTCAGCAGAAAGTATCATTTTCAGCTGGATCTTCGTTCAAGTTGAAG GACCTAGCACCGAGCTTTGTATCATCGTCCTCTCACGTTCTAGGATGTTGTTTGGCGCACCCTGTGATGACCACAGCTGAAAGTACCAATGAATCTAATGTCTGGTCTCATTTATCGAAGAATATAGACTTCCCGGATTACTTAGATCCCGTGGCATCCTATCGAACAACATCAAAGAAGGAAAAGGATCCACGAAAACTTAGCAGTATGGCATCTCAGTTCAAGGAGCTCGACCATCATTTGGTTATTCAATATCCAATTATTACCGAGTCTGCAATGAAGGCGATGTTGGAGAACAACACTTTGGTTTTCATCGTGGACAAACGTGCTGACAAGAATGATGTCAAAGATGCTGTTAGGATTATGTTTCAGATCAAGGCCGAGAAGGTAAATACCTTGAACTTGCCCAATGGTGCGAAGAAAGCCTACGTCAAGCTCGGGCCAGGTTATAAAGCCATTGATGTTGCAAAGAAGATTAGAATCTTGTGA
- the LOC140841664 gene encoding growth-regulating factor 1-like, with product MDFGVVSHKPPASNTPCGGSNEPGNDKGHGSVNFKHQRSGLADDNWRLTRMLKPGEVDFSSKNCTSETFAALGRSNPWGLGVEEGQQMLSFSRNGGMSSDDASRSIAFSFFPDEPHSRTGGGLNESMGATFARLKGPFTPSQWMELEHQALIFKHIVANVPVPSYLLVPIKKSQYSNGSHASNFLGWGPFHLGFSGSNDPEPGRCRRTDGKKWRCSRDAVLDQKYCERHINRGRHRSRKPVEGHTGHAVSGSTASNVALIASSSSAPVISSSSASNSFGVIPHQVNSWQPNLTIASADNCDDRTQGLQGSSLIPSTIDLKSKDVPFSIAKQFIPLEKSPYLEFGWVTSDSLVNPAERISYMTTRNTDSFLKYTDKETINQPSSQHFIDNCPKNQSNSGTDSWPEELNSDWTQLSMSIPVAPDFSSSSSSPIQKKSTISTITPSQELKPINMSLGVSHNFGELMQKQSWGSSSMGGPLGEVLTSTTSCAETGPNMDSSPTGVLQESTFITRSNSSSGSSPRSADKKAIPAPLGHE from the exons ATGGATTTTGGGGTTGTAAGCCACAAGCCACCCGCTTCTAATACTCCTTGTGGGGGTTCGAATGAGCCCGGAAATGATAAGGGTCACGGATCTGTGAATTTTAAGCACCAAAGATCCGGGCTTGCTGACGATAACTGGAGGCTTACCCGAATGCTGAAGCCTGGTGAAGTTGATTTCAGCTCCAAGAACTGTACAAGTGAAACTTTTGCGGCTCTTGGAAGATCTAATCCGTGGGGATTAGGGGTTGAAGAAGGACAGCAAATGCTTTCATTTTCTCGCAATGGCGGGATGAGTAGCGATGATGCGAGTAGGAGCATTGCGTTTTCATTTTTTCCGGATGAGCCCCATAGTAGAACAGGAG GTGGTTTAAATGAAAGCATGGGTGCGACTTTTGCTAGGCTGAAAGGGCCATTTACTCCTTCTCAATGGATGGAACTTGAACACCAGGCTTTGATCTTTAAACATATTGTGGCAAATGTTCCAGTTCCATCATATTTACTGGTGCCCATCAAGAAATCCCAATACTCAAATGGAAGTCATGCCTCTAATTTCT TGGGGTGGGGTCCTTTCCATCTTGGTTTTTCCGGAAGCAATGATCCCGAGCCTGGGAGGTGTAGGAGAACAGATGGAAAGAAGTGGCGATGCTCTAGAGATGCTGTACTTGATCAGAAATACTGTGAAAGGCACATTAACAGGGGTCGCCACCGTTCAAGAAAGCCTGTGGAAGGCCACACTGGCCATGCTGTCTCCGGATCCACTGCTTCAAATGTGGCACTGATTGCCTCTTCCTCATCAGCGCCAGTGATATCCAGCAGCAGCGCATCCAACAGCTTTGGTGTCATTCCACACCAAGTCAATTCCTGGCAGCCCAATCTTACCATTGCTTCTGCTGACAATTGTGATGACCG AACACAAGGGCTTCAAGGCTCATCTTTAATACCTTCTACTATCGATCTGAAGTCTAAAGATGTGCCATTCTCCATTGCAAAACAATTCATTCCACTTGAAAAATCACCTTACTTGGAGTTTGGATGGGTCACCTCCGATTCCCTTGTCAATCCTGCGGAAAGGATATCCTACATGACTACTAGAAACACTGATTCTTTCTTAAAATACACCGACAAAGAAACAATCAATCAACCTTCATCCCAACATTTTATCGATAATTGCCCAAAGAATCAGTCAAATAGTGGCACAGACTCCTGGCCCGAGGAACTGAACTCAGATTGGACCCAGCTTTCGATGTCCATACCAGTTGCTCCAGACTTTTCATCATCCTCTAGTTCTCCCATACAGAAGAAATCAACGATCTCAACTATTACGCCGTCGCAGGAGCTTAAGCCTATCAATATGAGCCTTGGTGTGAGTCACAATTTTGGTGAGCTAATGCAAAAGCAATCATGGGGTAGTAGTTCAATGGGTGGACCCTTAGGCGAGGTTTTGACAAGCACGACATCCTGTGCAGAAACGGGCCCAAACATGGATTCCTCTCCTACTGGTGTCCTGCAAGAATCTACTTTCATCACGCGTTCTAACAGCAGTTCAGGAAGCAGCCCACGAAGCGCCGACAAGAAAGCAATCCCAGCTCCTCTCGGGCACGAATGA